From Coffea arabica cultivar ET-39 chromosome 10e, Coffea Arabica ET-39 HiFi, whole genome shotgun sequence, one genomic window encodes:
- the LOC113712779 gene encoding probable L-ascorbate peroxidase 6, chloroplastic/mitochondrial isoform X1 has protein sequence MAQRLIQFPLTYSSSPHSTMTSLTLGSAASRLLPSAAAANSAAKLSLYCPHSVKLFRSSPLISHLFLPQKGAAAASRLLRSRSSSYSTVTKCFASDPEQLKSAREDIKELLKTKFCHPILVRLGWHDAGTYNKNIEDWPQRGGANGSLRFEIELKHAANAGLVNALQLLLPLKDKYSGVTYADLFQLASATAVEEAGGPKIPMKYGRVDVSGPEQCPEEGRLPDAGPPSPAAHLRDVFYRMGLNDKEIVALSGAHTLGRSRPERSGWGMPETKYTKDGPGAPGGQSWTVQWLKFDNSYFKDIKERRDAELLVLPTDAVLFEDPAFKEYAEKYAADQEAFFKDYAEAHAKLSNLGAKFDPPEGFSIDEGTSQPQPEKFVAANYSTGKSELSEAMKQKIRAEYEGFGGSPDKPLPSNYFLNIMIVIGVLAILTSLLGN, from the exons ATGGCTCAGCGTCTCATTCAGTTTCCACTCACATATTCTTCCTCTCCTCATTCGACGATGACGTCTCTGACTCTCGGTTCCGCCGCCTCCCGCCTCCTACCCTCCGCCGCCGCCGCTAACTCCGCCGCTAAACTTTCCCTCTACTGTCCACATTCTGTCAAACTCTTTCGATCCTCTCCTCTCATCTCTCACCTCTTCCTCCCTCAG AAAGGAGCTGCGGCGGCGAGTAGATTGTTGCGGAGTAGAAGTTCAAGTTACAGCACGGTGACGAAATGCTTCGCTTCGGACCCTGAGCAGTTGAAGAGTGCCAGAGAAGATATTAAGGAACTCCTCAAGACCAAGTTCTGTCATCCTATTTTG GTTCGCTTGGGATGGCATGACGCTGGTACTTACAACAAGAACATAGAGGATTGGCCACAAAGAGGTGGAGCTAATGGAAGTCTAAGATTCGAGATTGAATTGAAACATGCTGCAAATGCCG GACTTGTAAATGCGCTTCAACTTCTGCTGCCTCTCAAGGACAAGTACTCTGGTGTCACTTATGCAGATCTATTTCAGTTGGCTAGCGCCACTGCTGTGGAG GAAGCTGGTGGGCCAAAAATTCCAATGAAGTATGGAAGAGTGGATGTCTCTGGACCTGAACAATGCCCAGAAGAAGGAAGGCTTCCGG ATGCGGGCCCTCCATCACCTGCTGCTCATTTACGTGATGTCTTCTATAGGATGGGTCTGAATGATAAG GAAATTGTTGCACTTTCTGGTGCACACACATTGGGAAGGTCAAGACCAGAGCGTAGTGGTTGGGGCATGCCAGAGACAAAATACACG AAAGACGGCCCAGGAGCCCCAGGAGGACAATCTTGGACTGTCCAGTGGCTAAAGTTTGATAATTCCTACTTCAAG GATATTAAAGAAAGAAGGGATGCTGAACTGCTAGTTTTGCCAACTGATGCTGTTCTTTTTGAAGATCCTGCATTTAAG GAATATGCTGAGAAGTATGCAGCAGATCAAGAAGcatttttcaaagattatgcTGAGGCTCATGCTAAACTTAGCAACCTTGGAGCCAAGTTTGATCCTCCTGAG GGTTTCTCTATTGATGAGGGTACATCACAACCTCAGCCAGAGAAGTTTGTTGCAGCCAATTACTCAACAGGAAAG AGCGAGCTCTCAGAAGCTATGAAGCAAAAGATAAGGGCAGAATATGAAGGATTTGGGGGAAGCCCAGATAAGCCTCTCCCGTCAAACTATTTTCTCAATATTATGATCGTAATAGGTGTCTTGGCTATTTTGACATCTTTGCTTGGAAACTAA
- the LOC113712779 gene encoding probable L-ascorbate peroxidase 6, chloroplastic/mitochondrial isoform X2: MAQRLIQFPLTYSSSPHSTMTSLTLGSAASRLLPSAAAANSAAKLSLYCPHSVKLFRSSPLISHLFLPQKGAAAASRLLRSRSSSYSTVTKCFASDPEQLKSAREDIKELLKTKFCHPILVRLGWHDAGTYNKNIEDWPQRGGANGSLRFEIELKHAANAGLVNALQLLLPLKDKYSGVTYADLFQLASATAVEEAGGPKIPMKYGRVDVSGPEQCPEEGRLPDAGPPSPAAHLRDVFYRMGLNDKEIVALSGAHTLGRSRPERSGWGMPETKYTKDGPGAPGGQSWTVQWLKFDNSYFKDIKERRDAELLVLPTDAVLFEDPAFKEYAEKYAADQEAFFKDYAEAHAKLSNLGAKFDPPEGFSIDEGTSQPQPEKFVAANYSTGKA, translated from the exons ATGGCTCAGCGTCTCATTCAGTTTCCACTCACATATTCTTCCTCTCCTCATTCGACGATGACGTCTCTGACTCTCGGTTCCGCCGCCTCCCGCCTCCTACCCTCCGCCGCCGCCGCTAACTCCGCCGCTAAACTTTCCCTCTACTGTCCACATTCTGTCAAACTCTTTCGATCCTCTCCTCTCATCTCTCACCTCTTCCTCCCTCAG AAAGGAGCTGCGGCGGCGAGTAGATTGTTGCGGAGTAGAAGTTCAAGTTACAGCACGGTGACGAAATGCTTCGCTTCGGACCCTGAGCAGTTGAAGAGTGCCAGAGAAGATATTAAGGAACTCCTCAAGACCAAGTTCTGTCATCCTATTTTG GTTCGCTTGGGATGGCATGACGCTGGTACTTACAACAAGAACATAGAGGATTGGCCACAAAGAGGTGGAGCTAATGGAAGTCTAAGATTCGAGATTGAATTGAAACATGCTGCAAATGCCG GACTTGTAAATGCGCTTCAACTTCTGCTGCCTCTCAAGGACAAGTACTCTGGTGTCACTTATGCAGATCTATTTCAGTTGGCTAGCGCCACTGCTGTGGAG GAAGCTGGTGGGCCAAAAATTCCAATGAAGTATGGAAGAGTGGATGTCTCTGGACCTGAACAATGCCCAGAAGAAGGAAGGCTTCCGG ATGCGGGCCCTCCATCACCTGCTGCTCATTTACGTGATGTCTTCTATAGGATGGGTCTGAATGATAAG GAAATTGTTGCACTTTCTGGTGCACACACATTGGGAAGGTCAAGACCAGAGCGTAGTGGTTGGGGCATGCCAGAGACAAAATACACG AAAGACGGCCCAGGAGCCCCAGGAGGACAATCTTGGACTGTCCAGTGGCTAAAGTTTGATAATTCCTACTTCAAG GATATTAAAGAAAGAAGGGATGCTGAACTGCTAGTTTTGCCAACTGATGCTGTTCTTTTTGAAGATCCTGCATTTAAG GAATATGCTGAGAAGTATGCAGCAGATCAAGAAGcatttttcaaagattatgcTGAGGCTCATGCTAAACTTAGCAACCTTGGAGCCAAGTTTGATCCTCCTGAG GGTTTCTCTATTGATGAGGGTACATCACAACCTCAGCCAGAGAAGTTTGTTGCAGCCAATTACTCAACAGGAAAG GCTTAG